A window of Verrucomicrobiota bacterium genomic DNA:
TCCGTGCAGCAAATCCCCGATGCGGTCCGTTATTTGCGCCAGGTCCTGAACCCGGCGCCGTTGCGGGAAGCTCCGCTCAACAGCCTGGAAAGTCTCTTCGACGGGATTGAATTGGCGAAGGGGAAATGAAGCTGCCGTTTGAGTTGATGCTGGCAGTCCGCTATTTGCGGCCCAAGCGGACGTTCGTTTCGGTGATCACCCTCATTTCGATCATCGGCGTCATGCTGGGAGTGGCCGTGCTCATCATCGTGATCAGTGTCATGGCGGGGTTCGACCGCCAGTTGCGCGAGAAAATCCTCGGATTCAAGTCGCATCTGCGCGTCGAGGCGAACGGGCCAATGACGGATTACGCGGCATTGATCCACACGATTTCGACCCATCAAGGCGTCAAAGGCGTCGCGCCACTGGTCATGGGACAAGTGATGGTGGAAACTCAGCCGGTGAATGGAGCGCCGCAGTACCTTTTCCCAGCCATTCGCGGAGTCGATCCCGACCCGGACTCGGAGAGCAAGATCAGTATTCTCCCCTCCAGTATCTCCACCGGCAACTATGACGTGCGCGGCAATCGAGTGCTGCTCGGACGAGAACTGGCCGCAAGCTTGAGCCTCAGTGTGGGCGATACGCTGTCCATCTATTCGATGGGCGATCTCCGGCGCGTGCAAAGATTGATCAAGAAAAGCCGGGCCAATGAAGAAGTCGATGAAGGTCTTCTGCCCACGGAATTCGAAGTAGGCGGCATTTTTGACGCCGGCTATTACGAGTTCAACAGTTTCTTCATCGTCTGCTCCATCGCCAACGCGCAAGACTTGTCCGGTCTCGATGATTCCGTGCAAGGCCTGACGGTGACGCTGCTCGATCCCAGCGCCGCCCGGCAAGTCCGGACGGAGCTGCAGGCCGTGCTCGATCCCGGCGTCAGGATCCGGACCTGGGAAGAGGACAACTCCGACATCCTCGATGCGCTGTTGGTGGAGAAGAATGTGATGTTCTACCTGTTGTTCTTCATCATGATCGTCGCGGCGTTTGGCATCACCAGTTCCTTGATCACCTTTGTGGTTCAGAAAACGCGGGAGATCGGAATCCTGAAGGCGCTCGGCGCGTCCGGCAGCCAGATCATGTCGATCTTTTTCAGCCAGAGCCTGCTCGTCGGCGCGATGGGGGTGACGGCCGGGTATGGGCTGGGAATGCTGGCGGTGGCTTATCGGAACGAATTTCTGCTGTTCTTGAGAAGAGCGACCGACTTCGAGCTTTTTCCTTCGCGGATTTACGGGTTCAGCCAGCTTCCGGCGTTGATCGAGGCGGGAGACATTCTAATCATCTGCGGCGGGTCGCTTCTGATTTGCCTGTTGGCCGGGGTGTTTCCGGCCTGGAACGCGGGCCGCTTGAAGCCCGTCGAAGC
This region includes:
- a CDS encoding ABC transporter permease, whose protein sequence is MKLPFELMLAVRYLRPKRTFVSVITLISIIGVMLGVAVLIIVISVMAGFDRQLREKILGFKSHLRVEANGPMTDYAALIHTISTHQGVKGVAPLVMGQVMVETQPVNGAPQYLFPAIRGVDPDPDSESKISILPSSISTGNYDVRGNRVLLGRELAASLSLSVGDTLSIYSMGDLRRVQRLIKKSRANEEVDEGLLPTEFEVGGIFDAGYYEFNSFFIVCSIANAQDLSGLDDSVQGLTVTLLDPSAARQVRTELQAVLDPGVRIRTWEEDNSDILDALLVEKNVMFYLLFFIMIVAAFGITSSLITFVVQKTREIGILKALGASGSQIMSIFFSQSLLVGAMGVTAGYGLGMLAVAYRNEFLLFLRRATDFELFPSRIYGFSQLPALIEAGDILIICGGSLLICLLAGVFPAWNAGRLKPVEALRHE